ACGGTTTATCGACTATCGATAAAACTATATTCAACTTCGACGTCACTCAGCTACAGTGGACCGAGTACATGGTACTGTGGTGTTTAGGACTCAGAAAGTTTATAGTTAAAGACGGACTGAAAGGTTCAGTTTACGCCGTCAAAAAGCAGTTCTTTTTCAAGATTTTGTTCTGCGTTCTCTTCCCAGCTTATTTGTTCTTATTGTACAAAGTATTCATTTTCGCTGTTTCTAGCTTGTATTTAGttttaaggttatttttttgattaaattaagttacttttaatgattgTTTAATTTTGCCCACCATATCTATGATGATTCCAccttataatttttgtttttttttttataccataAAGACTTAAATTCGAAACTAAAGCACAGATTTGAGTAGGTAtcgataaaattgttatttatattttatcgacAGTCTATAAAACTATATTCAACTTTGACGTCACTCAActtttgtatagttatcggcacagatattgagctctcggcggaagagtggggatcgctttgcgcactgtatacttaaggcaataaaccaataaatgacttctgcgcaggtgaaggtcagggctcaatatccttgccgatgattataataatacatatgttGTTGGTTTGcctgaataaatgaataaataaactacagtGGGCCGAGTACCTACATGGTACTACGGTGTTTAGGACTGAGAAAGTTTATAGTTAAAGACGGACTGAAAGGTTCAGCTTACGCCGTTAAAAAACAGTTCTTTTTCAAGATTTTGTTCTGCGTTCTCTTTCCTGCTTATTTGTTCTTATTGTATAAAGTATTCATTTTCGCTGTTTCTAGCTTGTATTTAGttttaaggttatttttttgattaaattaagttacttttaatgattgTTTAATTTTGCCCACCATATATATGACGATTTATTGAAAAATCTTTGTATCTCTTACAAAAAACAACCATTTAAgagtaaagttattaaaaaaatgttaaaatggtCTGTTtgtgtaccctaaaggcttcaaactactgaacagatatgaaatattatttcactgttaggaaacTACATATATCCCAGTGACATATAGAGCTAAATAAATCTACCTAACATAGGCTTGATTTTATCGACTATGACTTTATTTTATCGACTATCGATAAAACTATATTCAACTTCGACATCACTCAGCTGCAGTGGACCGAGTACATGGTACTGTGGTGTTTAGGACTGAGAAAGTTTATAGTTAAAGACGGACTGAAAGGTTCAGTTTACGCcgttaaaaaacaattatttttcaagattttgttCTGCGTTCTCTTCCCGgcttatttgtttttactgtACAAAGTATTTGTTTTCGCTGTTTCTAGCTTGTATTTAGttttaaggttatttttttgattacattttagtttttagataatatactgtttttttttattattttgcctttatcatcatcatcatcatcacccaagccctttcccaattatgttggggtcagcttccagtatatctggatgcagctgggtaccagtgtgccacaaggataTCTGATCTTCTCAAACTACAAACCGGGATACCTcttgtaagactggttgacagacttctaaatacccgtaacgactgccaagaaatATAGAGGAATTTGTCATGACAAGATGAGCAGATAAACCTATGCTTTTAAGTGAAATTAAAACCAtccaatttataatattgattccATATATTTTCTTCAGTACATATAAGATCACAACTAAGGGATTGTCGGAAATTACCGTTTATTTacactaaaaagcgtcaaaattatttaacaataatttattgcttaaaaattagaaaaaaaaatgtacattggAATCTACACTGCCTTTACACTATAACGTTGCACTTATCTAAAACCGGTGTTTACCGTTAACCGTAAAATTACCGAAAACCTACAATTACCGGAAACGGAAAATTACCGAAGacggtaaattaccggtaacggtaaattaccggtaatGGTAAATTACCGGAAACAGTAAATTACCGGAAACAGTAAATTACCGGAAACGGTAAATTACCGAAAACCGACAATTACCCAAAACCGTAAATTAccgataatttgtttttaacctAATTTCTTGTCAATTTTCGGTTTTCGGTAGTTTCTAAGGTCGTAAAACCGGTGTTTTGCATGTAGAATCGGTATTTATCGGTCAATTTCACCGAACACGACGTCCAATGTTCCGATAATGGCGACGATGTCGGCCAACATGGAGTTCTTGCCGATTTTCTCTAATGCCGCGAGGTGAGCGAAGCCGGGGGCCTTGATCTTGCATCTGTGGAGAATATAGAAGAttagtaagtaaaaaatattcaagaaaaatcatcataatattaCAGTTTACACAAAATCAATTACCAATACGGGCATTCTGATAAAAAAACTGCATGGATAAACTTTATGTAACAGCGAATCTGTCTATGTCAATTAAAGTATCTGTAAGTATTTATACTCCGTTTGTGTATTCACTTATCTTAAGGTAAACAATCTCGATatgatttttacataaatattaaacaaataaactcattGGTTAAATTACTGTCAttattgatttatattattttagctacatttaataaaaagtacatatacCAATATTGTatacctttagttaagtgcctcaaatggagtatagaaGTGACGTACAAAATTCAAACGCGTTGTATTTTGGTTGATATTTGTTCCAAGGGGAAGACTAGTAAAATTTCATGTCAGTACATTATTTTAAGGTTAACTTAAAGAATGATTTACTTTTATTCATTTACCATGCCTATAGTGATGATGACTTTTAATGAAACcatgtagttttaattaaataaataacaagaacTTAATTAATAATCAGATACTCTATATCGGCTGGTTACGTTCAAGGAGCAGAGATACCatagattaaaaaaacaaaatgtcttaACTTTGCTGAATGGGATAAAGGAAATTGAGTAGAAGGAGcaaaatctaaatattatagtttttgacCAGTTTTTCTTACCTATAAGGCTTAGAACCGCCATCAGACACGAGATAGATGCCGAACTCTCCTTTAGGCGCCTCCACAGCCGTGTACGTGGAGCCGGGCGGGACCTGGTAGCCCTGCGTGAATAGCTTGAAGTGGTGGATCAGAGCCTCCATTGATGTCTGTGGGAAAAATATAGAAGTATatactaaaattttaaaatatattgtgtttaattaaataaaaatgtatagtgTAAATGTGTAGTTGGTTTGGTTATTGcggtaatctcaggaattactggactggtttgaaaaatatttacacacgGGCTGTTTTCCATGACTACGGTCCCGAGTCCCGGGGAAATTTTTGAACCGAATAAAATGAAGTTTGGTTCTCAGATAGGGGGATATAGGGATTCATTTGTACTCTACACCATCCGTTTCCCTTACGCTATCTTGTTGTCATTTGTAGCCTTTGGTGATATACGCGTGACGCCGTAAACGGCTGAATCGATAAGCTGAAAATTacaggggaggtaacttagacccgggagaaggatataggatagtttttgtcactacTGTGATAGTTTGACGAGAACgaaccgctggtggaagctagttatgAAGATAACCTACTTGATTTCTTTATACTATGGTATAACCAACTACATACCTTCATCTCCTCACGAGAAGGTGGAGTGAGCTTGGCGTCATCGGTCTTGATCTCCCCGGGCGGCATCTGGTTGAGGCACTGGTCAATGATACGCAGGGATTGACGCATCTCCTCGACACGGCAGAGGTATCTGAAAGTGATAAAAGGAAGTTAGATTTTTTGGTAGGAAAGGAACAGATTTTAGGTATATTACTCCGTTATGTAGTATTCGTGTGAACGTCCTATGTGCTTCCATTATGTAGTCCTCATGTACTATacctatgtacttccttatttaATACTCCTATGTACTCCTTAtgtactgactaaaaaccgtcgtgttccatcgtaggccttttatgttccagcgccgcggtaactcgcgcgaacaatcacGCAGCCCAGGCAGACTTATATGCTCCCTTAAGTACCTCATTTATTGTACTACTCCAATGTTCTTCCTTATGTATAACATCAGtgtaacaatttttcaaatcgggtcagtaatttcggagccttcacgtacaaacaaaaaaaaatgtttcaagtcgtaataatttttttatttatttacttgtgcccctacaaacaaaccaactaaagcatgtttTCTCTAGAAATATAGTGTTACCTGTCATAACAATCTCCATTAGTACCGATGGGTACGTCGAAGTCGACGAGATGGTAGGCGTCGTACGGCTGACTCTTGCGCAAGTCCCACTTAATGCCCGAACCGCGGAGCATTACGCCGCTGGaattaagtaaataagaattattaatatatgaaaatattagtatagattatgcATGGTTAACCAATGGCAAAAAGAAGGCTTTTGATTTCGAAACTACGAATAAATGTCTAAAACGATTTTTTGTGCGGTCAAgtgtttcaaaagatttttcggtactttttttaaagtactgGTTTccaaaagctatttattagtatagaaatgTTACATTGGAATCAAACCACACTTATAATTAAGAGTCTGGTGCTTTATGTACCAGGCTACCACAAAAGGCTTTAAATAAGGTCCTCAGTGTAACcttatgtatagttatcggcacggatattgagctctcggcggaagagtggggatcgctttgcgcactgtacacttatggcaataaaccaataaatcgcttctgcgcaggtgaaggtcagggctcaatatccgtgggGATAACTATATATGAATGTTAAGGTAACCAGTCACTCTGATTGCCTAAATTCAGTCTCAAATTCACGGACGACATAAAGTTcgtatttaaccgacttccgaAAAGATTTTCTAGATAAAATGGTTTTCAATTAACAAagtaaaaagttgttttaagaaaatgtacGTTAATTTTGTCGGTGTACTTGGACAAAATACCTGAACCTAAGTTATCTAAGTCAGGCTATTTTTGCAGGAACTattgatatagttatcggcacgaatcttgagctctgaccttcacctgcacagaaataatttattgtgtcccttttgtggtgcgaagtgaggcgcggggcgggctaaagcggtgattggctcgcagtgcatcgcgtcatagccgtcactcgggattggttctttgctaataaatcacttctgcgcagatgtaggtcagagctcaagattcgtgccgataactatatcagCATGTTCCATTTtcctcctacaaaaaatcggtcaccgacaAAATATCGGACGTGCATTACCTGAATCCATAGTTAAGTGCATCCTGAGCGGTAACAACGCCAATATCCTTGGTGCGCTGCACCCAGATCCTGTTGGTGGTCAGGACATCTTCCACCTCGTCTAGACGCTCAGCGAATTTAGCCGCAAACTCGTATATATCGTCCATTAGACCTAGAGGCATGTcctggaagaaaaaaaataattatagtggGGCTCATGGCTAAATGATTAACACATGGGTCTATTGATTATTAAGCTAAGCGAAGATTAACTGCTCTGAGGATGGGTGAAAGAATATCCGTTAAAATGtagtctaaaaaataaaataattgaatccactcaaactatttttttttaaatatcagatagcactatatttattttgttattacactatatagttgcacggttccaggACGTCTCGTTCTGATGGAGAAGCGTCAAAGCTGTATTTTGAACATATTTGCCAACTGTCCaaatgggtagtcagaagacgaaaagtctgacaaccagtcttaaaaaGGGTTTCCCTGATAAATGGGTAGAGGAGATCACATAGACAATCACTCTATGTAACTGGTACGTACTTGCATccagttaggctggaagccgactcaAACACGTTAATTGAAATTAGGCTAATGAAATTAGCACCTTTTCACGTCAATTAGATTGGACCGGATGAACGGATGGTTGGTCGTTTTTGGAAGCTGTGTTTAATAACCTTCAAAAAGTGCAATAAAACGCCCAACTCAATAGAATGCAAAACtcaataaatgactttttttcttggaaaaaggctaaaataacaataaaactcaCAAGAGAAACCCCTCCAGGCCTAATATAAGCGGCATGCATCCTAGCCCCGCTGACTCTCTCGTAGAACTCCATCATCTTCTCTCTCTCCTCGAACAGCCAGAAGAACGGAGTCAGGGCTCCCACGTCCAGGGCGTGAGTACCAACCGCCATGATGTGGTTTAGAATGCGGGTTATTTCCGCGAATAGAGCTGGAAAGATtgaaaatttatattaaaacacgtGTTTGTATAgttaacttacaaaaaaatgggGCTCATTGCTAAGTAATAGACGCATCGGTCGATCTAACTAAAGTTATGATGAGTTTCTCCGTATTTCGGCAAGCAAGTTCAATATTGTGGTTGCCAGAAGCCAGAGTTAGAAGTTGTCAGAAGTCAGAGAGCCTGACACTCtgttactaaaaaatattgtgttgctCATGCACctgagatcagataggcagttaagttaacttatttaagttaaaaaaattccaataaaaataaagtctataAACTATctaggcacggtggagtgatgacttgcgcaagacggctggcaggagctggatgcgagaagccgaaaatcgatctcagttgCATGAGCAACACAATATTTTGCTACTTTTTCTTTactcttcttctttttctttactcttcttctttttctttactCTCCTTCTTTTATACTTACTTCTAATATACTTGGCCCGCAGAGGAATATCGATGTTGAGCAGTTTCTCGACTGCCAGGCTGTAGCACTGCTCGTTGCACATCATGGAGACATAGTCCAGCCGGTCGAAGTAGGGCAGAGCCTGGGTGTAGGTCTTGTATTCTATGAGTTTCTCTGTGCCTCGGTGCAGGAGCCCGATGTGGGGGTCTGCGGCACGGACCGTCTGTTGGTATAAGaatgaatattattacaaaatctaTACCaaatttataaagctgaagacatTGTTTGTTGGAAAgctctaatctcaggaactacggatccgatttgaaagaatctttcagtgttagaaagcccatttattgaggatggctataggctactttttagccAGGTTCGTGCATAGGTTCCCACCTAAATACGGTTTTAATAGTAACAAAATTTTATAGTACAACGTACCTCTCCGTCTAACTCAAGTACGAGACGCAGCACTCCGTGGGCAGCCGGGTGCTGTGGTCCGAAGTTCAGCACCATGTTGCGGACCTGCTTCTCACCAGGAGTGATAATACCTGTGGAATTAATTGTGTTAATGAGAGGTTTCCTTCATAACAAGGGGCTTTAGCCATTAAGGtttaaataaggtttttttggAACCATGCAACTAGTTTGATGTATAAAAAGAGCttaaggcctatttgaaataaaaaactttgactttgactttcagttttacaataaaactgAAAGTAATATGAAAACCACAgaaatttgtattaaaattatgttaactATGAGATTAGCTGACTTTGTAAATTTTGTACCAACTAATTATAAAAGGGGTTACGTCCACATCCACATAAATGGTTGACCAGCAGGGATTACCTGGCATTTCAGTCAACCATGTTATAGCAGTTCACCTGCTTCCAGTGGGCACTAATTCCCTATGAACTGCATATATGCTACATAGCccacattcatcatcatcctcctgcccttatcccaattttatttagggtcagcgcagcatgttttctccttccagagtcttctatctgccgtcatctcacaagtaacattctttcttctACATAACCCACATTATTGTCCAATTTTCATCAACACCCATCCAtcctttacaatattattgtgATGATATACTGACCGTTGTAAGGAGGATGTTTCAGCAAGGAGGTGACCTCATCAGGGTACATGACGGCTCCCTCGAACTGCTTCACGTACTCCTCGTCCGGCATCCATCTGTGGGCCTTACGTTGGCTGCTGTAAATGAcaatagttagttagttacagcctctttactgtcccactgctgggctgcggcctcctctcacacagagaaggattgagcgttaatcaccacgcttgctcaatgcaggttggtgatttcagattacatagtccaggtttccaaGATATGTTTGATGACAATTTGTGATGTAAATTAAATGACTGTAAACTTgtttgatgttattttgtttcataagtTCAATAATGACATAATAGCAGCCAATATCAGTGGCCAACTATTTTtcataggtatataatatttgaagatgtaaaaatgtgctataaaattaataaatgacaatattttatacatggAGTACAAATAAGTTGTTTAATAAGCATTTGACTTTTTAGGCTCAAGATTACCTACAGTATAAACATAATGATTTCTTTGAaactgtttagtttgaaaattcatagtaattacatgttataagaaaactgacatttcTGTTATTGGTGAACTTGGGCATTTTAATGTGAATTCTAGAATTTTAAGGTACTGAAAGAAAGTGATATATTGTTGATGTTTAAGTTGCTTGAGAAGCACCAtttgccttttgttttttttcagttgATATAATCAATAATTGAAAGTGTACTAGGGTTAATTCTATAGTCAGAAACAAGGACCACcctaattaatatttagaaGCACTATGTTCCTGATACGAAATAGCAGaaaactatcatcatcattgaCTTCATTGTGAAGTGAAGAGAGGAGAGGAAAAGACGACAAACTATCGATCACTGAAAATGATAGCACAAAAAGGTTACACATATAATTGAAGTTAAATACGCGTAATATTGTTACTTGTCTTATTGATACTTCACTAAAACATtactttttcaaacaaattcgACGTTTTTGTTAGGTTTTTAACCTCAAACGTTACATAATTTTTGTATCACAATAACACGGGATTTTGGGtgtaaaactatatttaaatgCAATATACACTCACTTCACATTGTAAAGTGCTGGCAAATTCTTTGTAAGGGCTACGGTTTGGCCTAAATTTTTCGATTTTCGCAGCAAAACATTGATTAAAGAGGCCATTTTTGACGGGACTGCGTTCCGTtcgaaaataagaaaatgatCGGTACGTAATTTTTTGACAGTACAGCGTTTTTCGTTTGAGAATCGAAACAAAActtgtcaattaaaaaaataaacacatttttataataataacgtGGAATGTTTCATGTTGGGGATTCGAATTTTGAGTTGGTGGTGTTCACATGTGGTTTTCTTCTCAACGCAAATTTTGAGCtatatttgtgcttttttggTGTTTTCTGTGGTGCCTGCTTAGTTTTGAGTgtgttttatatgtagatttgtGTTTCATTATTCATCATTTCATCATTTCATCTGTAAGTagtcttgtattttaattatttttgtgcgACGTCGGCGtatgccaataaataaacatggcgGACAAACAGGGGCCGCCGGGACGCCCTCCCGACCCCTCATGTACTTCTGCAATTGAAACAGTAATGACCGTCCCATTGTCTAAATTTGAGGCAATGGAAGCGGAAACTTCAACTCATAAGAGAAAGCATCCTAGTCAGGACGAGGATGTTACtgatgttaataatgttaatgctACAAAACGCGACCGAGTCACCCCTCCATCATTGGTGTCACGTTCCAAGTATACCAACTTAGATAGGGAGCCATATCTGGTATATGTTTCCTTCACGGATTCAGACTCCACTTCTGGATCCACCCTTCACCCCATAAGATTTGGTCAATTaatgcaaaaattaaacattaagaatattaaattaggcGGGATCAAGAGAATTGGCAGAAATAAGATCTCGGTGGAGTTTGAAAGCCATGAGGATGCTAATATCTTTATTGAAAGCCCAGCTATTAAGCTCAAAGGTTTTGTTTCTACTATTCCCACCTTCAACATCACAAGGATGGGGGTAGTGAAGGGTGTACCAACTGATTGGTCAGAATTAGAGGTCATCGATAATCTTAAGTCCCCATGCTAAAATGTTGAAGGTGAGACGCTTAAATAGGAGGGTTGTCAATGAAGGTAAGTCGGAGTGGGTCCCTACATCAAGCGTGGTCGTCACATTTGATGGTCAGGTCCTCCCGGAtcgcgtcttttgtttttataattcgcTCCCTGTGGAGACATATAACTACCCCACTGTTCAATGTTATGCATGCTGCAAATACGGGCACACTAGACCCAATTGCAGGTCTAAGCCACGATGCTTCCGTTGTGGTGGGGATCACCTTGGGGACGGTTGCTCTGTTGAGGATCCCAAATGTTTATATTGCTCTGGCTCTCATCCCGCTAATAGCAGACACTGCCCAGAGTTTATCCGTCAGAAAAATATCAAAGCGTCCATGGCCAAAGACAACATTTCCTACTCTGAAGCTGCCAGAATTCATGCCCCTTCCTTCCGTTCCTTTGCAGATGTTACGGCTTCAACCCCTATCACTCAGACTATTCATCAGATTCTCACACAGGAACCTCGCTCCCCACGTCCCTCCCCTAATTACATTTCTCACTCCCAACCCTCCACTTCATCAtcctacaaaaaaactattttgaccCGCCCTAAACCTCACCCCTCGCTGCAGCCTGGCTATGACCGAAGGGCTCACCAGGACATTATTAATAGCTTCTCGTTCTCCCCTTCGCCTAATGGTTGTGCTCTTCTGGATTCTCCTCCTTCTGAAAAAGATCATGTACAGACCATACAATCTATTATACGTTTACTATCCTCTTTACTCGTTAACTATCCTTTACCTGACCACGTTGccacaaaggacaatgggcactttgtatgagatttggtacccgctccaacagtaacg
This region of Helicoverpa armigera isolate CAAS_96S chromosome 29, ASM3070526v1, whole genome shotgun sequence genomic DNA includes:
- the LOC110381116 gene encoding NADH-ubiquinone oxidoreductase 49 kDa subunit, which encodes MASLINVLLRKSKNLGQTVALTKNLPALYNVNSQRKAHRWMPDEEYVKQFEGAVMYPDEVTSLLKHPPYNGIITPGEKQVRNMVLNFGPQHPAAHGVLRLVLELDGETVRAADPHIGLLHRGTEKLIEYKTYTQALPYFDRLDYVSMMCNEQCYSLAVEKLLNIDIPLRAKYIRTLFAEITRILNHIMAVGTHALDVGALTPFFWLFEEREKMMEFYERVSGARMHAAYIRPGGVSLDMPLGLMDDIYEFAAKFAERLDEVEDVLTTNRIWVQRTKDIGVVTAQDALNYGFSGVMLRGSGIKWDLRKSQPYDAYHLVDFDVPIGTNGDCYDRYLCRVEEMRQSLRIIDQCLNQMPPGEIKTDDAKLTPPSREEMKTSMEALIHHFKLFTQGYQVPPGSTYTAVEAPKGEFGIYLVSDGGSKPYRCKIKAPGFAHLAALEKIGKNSMLADIVAIIGTLDVVFGEIDR